The proteins below come from a single Methanothrix thermoacetophila PT genomic window:
- a CDS encoding M20 family metallopeptidase, with product MSAADEMFDPEYMLDLLRDLIAFRTVAPPGSFYHEIVDYLVPVLNDMGFATKKLVMPAEVFESKCTDPRLSGDRVNLIADMDLRRPEWLVIYTHLDVVPPGDGWSTDPFSLTIRDGRAYGRGVSDSKGAVAAMIAALRGILRERKPKYNLRLLLTTDEEVGGYSGLCYLADSGMVKGDKMLCMDGFSDDVVIGSNGIITWEVTVNGRAAHSGSSFLGDNAIEKSLPVIDAILRHKREVEKKSSSLPASSVLRDKGIAHMMPILNINVIHGGIKENIVPDRCVFRGDRRVIPEERMEDAMSELEEIVKRFGSDIDIRMWPGYPPMRMDPEHPWVLEVKEAVRRATGTEPHLSGTQGSLDQAYATEITKIPAAVYGVGRQLESNAHGIDENVSVEDLVSYMRFVGELLL from the coding sequence ATGAGCGCAGCTGACGAGATGTTCGACCCTGAATACATGCTGGATCTCCTCAGAGATCTCATAGCCTTCAGGACGGTTGCACCACCTGGGAGCTTCTACCATGAGATAGTGGATTACCTCGTACCGGTGCTCAATGATATGGGATTTGCGACGAAGAAGCTTGTGATGCCTGCAGAGGTCTTCGAGTCAAAGTGCACCGATCCCAGACTCTCAGGGGATAGAGTCAACCTGATCGCAGATATGGATCTCAGGAGGCCAGAGTGGCTAGTGATATATACACACCTCGACGTCGTACCTCCAGGCGACGGATGGTCCACAGATCCATTCTCGCTCACGATCAGGGATGGCAGAGCATACGGCAGGGGAGTCTCGGACTCGAAGGGGGCTGTCGCGGCGATGATCGCCGCCCTCAGGGGCATTCTCAGAGAAAGAAAGCCGAAGTACAACCTTCGCCTGCTTCTGACGACCGATGAGGAGGTTGGCGGCTACTCCGGGCTGTGCTATCTTGCAGATTCCGGAATGGTGAAGGGGGACAAGATGCTCTGCATGGATGGGTTCTCCGATGATGTTGTGATCGGCTCGAATGGCATTATCACATGGGAGGTCACGGTGAATGGGAGAGCGGCGCACAGCGGATCCAGCTTTCTCGGAGATAACGCGATCGAGAAGTCGCTTCCTGTGATCGACGCAATACTCCGACACAAGAGGGAGGTTGAAAAGAAAAGCTCCTCGCTTCCAGCCAGCTCTGTGCTAAGGGATAAAGGGATCGCACACATGATGCCGATATTGAACATAAATGTGATACATGGCGGCATTAAGGAGAACATAGTCCCCGACAGATGCGTCTTCCGAGGAGACAGGCGGGTGATCCCGGAGGAGAGGATGGAGGATGCCATGAGTGAGCTTGAGGAGATAGTCAAACGCTTCGGCTCCGACATCGACATAAGAATGTGGCCTGGGTATCCTCCCATGAGGATGGACCCGGAGCATCCGTGGGTTCTTGAGGTGAAGGAGGCTGTGAGAAGAGCAACGGGAACGGAGCCTCATCTGTCCGGGACGCAGGGGAGCCTGGACCAGGCGTATGCAACAGAGATCACAAAGATCCCTGCAGCGGTCTACGGTGTCGGGAGGCAGCTCGAGAGCAATGCACATGGAATCGATGAGAACGTGAGTGTCGAGGATCTCGTGAGCTACATGCGGTTCGTCGGGGAGCTTCTGCTCTAG
- the mobB gene encoding molybdopterin-guanine dinucleotide biosynthesis protein B, translated as MAVVGHHKSGKTTLIEALVKSLKRHGRVGTVKHMPGHHVDQGDTHRHLMAGADVVIGLGLGQIVVTPKGSLESALEEMRSRGIDFVILEGFKSSQYPKIVIGGIDVQNKICDVHDVNDAAVEHLVEMILSL; from the coding sequence GTGGCTGTTGTGGGTCACCACAAGTCGGGGAAGACCACGCTGATCGAGGCTCTGGTAAAATCCCTCAAGAGGCACGGCCGCGTCGGGACGGTGAAGCACATGCCGGGGCACCATGTCGACCAGGGCGACACGCACAGACACCTCATGGCAGGTGCGGATGTCGTCATCGGCTTAGGCCTAGGCCAGATCGTGGTGACCCCCAAGGGGAGCCTCGAGTCTGCTCTGGAGGAGATGAGATCCCGAGGCATCGATTTTGTCATACTCGAGGGGTTCAAGAGCAGCCAGTACCCGAAGATAGTTATCGGCGGAATAGATGTACAAAACAAGATATGCGATGTGCATGATGTGAATGATGCCGCAGTGGAACATCTTGTGGAAATGATTCTCTCGCTCTGA
- a CDS encoding TMEM165/GDT1 family protein, with amino-acid sequence MFVDLFIPFITIAIAELGDKTQLSVLLLSTRTKEHFKLLIGVMSAFLIVDGFAILLGAWITEVVPASILKIISGGIFLLFGIITLRDLDGDEGDGRKFDESPFLSGFLVIFLAEWGDKTQIASAVFATQYNPWLVLGGTMLALFILSISAIYLGRFILGYINRRTITLAAGLIFMAMGIVLLLL; translated from the coding sequence ATGTTTGTAGACTTGTTCATCCCTTTTATCACAATTGCCATCGCAGAGCTCGGCGATAAAACACAGCTCTCTGTTCTGCTGCTATCCACCAGAACAAAGGAGCATTTCAAGCTGCTGATTGGGGTGATGTCTGCCTTTCTCATCGTCGATGGATTCGCCATACTCCTCGGCGCATGGATAACAGAGGTCGTTCCTGCAAGCATTCTGAAGATAATCTCGGGAGGGATCTTCCTGCTCTTCGGGATAATCACGCTGAGGGATCTTGATGGAGATGAAGGTGATGGCAGGAAGTTTGATGAGAGCCCCTTTTTATCAGGCTTTCTGGTCATATTTCTGGCTGAGTGGGGGGATAAGACACAGATCGCATCTGCGGTATTCGCGACACAGTACAACCCATGGTTGGTTCTCGGTGGCACAATGCTTGCGCTGTTCATACTCTCAATTAGCGCCATTTACCTCGGAAGGTTCATACTGGGATACATAAACCGGAGAACCATCACACTGGCAGCTGGGCTGATCTTTATGGCAATGGGCATCGTGCTTCTGCTGCTTTAG
- a CDS encoding cation diffusion facilitator family transporter yields the protein MIAHEVRVIERRFSLAMILTISILIAELLGSWWTGSLALLSDAAHVFLDLFALGLSWFAIRISALPASERYSYGFHRFEVIAALANGLTLGFVALVILIEAYRRLLQPEPVKGLDLLLIATFGLIVNLIVAFVLSRDGHMDDLNLRSAILHVLGDAAASLGVIAAALVIWRTGWYPADPIISLLISVMIFAGSYRLIKDSFRLIMEGVPECIRTDEVVDQISTASGVIQVHDLHIWGVCSSNILLSAHVVVSPESDHQRTLSEIRDKLSSIFGIEHATIQLENEYCGQGRVVFQKRVD from the coding sequence ATGATAGCACACGAGGTCAGAGTTATTGAGCGGCGCTTCTCGCTGGCCATGATCCTCACAATATCCATACTGATAGCTGAGCTTCTGGGGAGCTGGTGGACTGGCAGCCTGGCGCTTCTCTCGGATGCAGCACACGTATTCCTCGATCTCTTCGCGCTCGGTCTGAGCTGGTTCGCGATCAGGATCTCGGCGCTTCCGGCCAGCGAACGGTACAGCTATGGCTTCCACCGCTTCGAGGTAATTGCGGCGCTTGCAAACGGACTAACCCTTGGGTTCGTGGCCCTGGTCATTCTCATTGAGGCATACAGGAGACTTCTCCAGCCGGAGCCTGTGAAGGGCTTGGACCTGCTTCTCATCGCAACCTTCGGGCTCATCGTGAACCTAATCGTCGCATTTGTTCTGAGCAGGGATGGCCACATGGATGATCTTAACCTGAGGTCCGCGATCCTCCACGTCCTTGGTGATGCAGCAGCATCTCTCGGCGTGATCGCAGCAGCGCTTGTCATCTGGAGGACGGGCTGGTACCCCGCGGATCCGATCATCAGCCTGCTCATTTCTGTCATGATATTTGCCGGCTCCTACAGACTCATCAAAGACTCGTTCCGGCTGATCATGGAGGGCGTACCAGAATGCATCAGGACCGATGAGGTCGTGGACCAGATCTCCACCGCGTCAGGGGTAATTCAGGTCCATGATCTTCACATATGGGGCGTCTGCTCCTCGAACATCTTGCTCAGCGCACATGTGGTGGTCTCTCCGGAATCAGACCATCAAAGGACGCTCAGTGAGATACGAGATAAGCTTAGCTCGATCTTCGGGATAGAGCATGCCACAATACAGCTTGAGAACGAGTACTGTGGCCAGGGCAGGGTGGTATTTCAGAAACGGGTGGACTGA